Proteins from one Diorhabda carinulata isolate Delta chromosome 10, icDioCari1.1, whole genome shotgun sequence genomic window:
- the LOC130899141 gene encoding protein tramtrack, beta isoform-like isoform X4 — MSSQPYRYPQQIPYLKPGIAAPAPAMSSQRFCLRWNNHQSNLLSVFDQLLHDESFVDVTLAVEGQLLKAHKMVLSACSPYFQALFINHPDKHPIVILKDVPYNDMRCLLDFMYRGEVSVDQDRLTAFLRVAESLRIKGLTEVNEEKCDTIASSLTQQNLQNLPNLQRLQQSKRFGNHLNMLGNALLQPKRKRGRPRKLSGCSNGPDDYDKDIVQGSPEMLEVKMGMDNFAGNNSDTSVGKNEGDLDEEKVKTEPEPVAGSSNDQSMYNNKLNEDFHPSGEKATTTSFNTNSSLEVNSSLQNDIDILYQDSLDSDDIEVEDIQDTQIKYDQRWNKSTLEQSNHNSTKKEKPKAVIDLDDFAQYQIVVDESALYNKSFPTNSIKRPKDHEKSARDFCVREKDNLYRCTVCYRNYTHISNFCRHYMTSHKMDVKTFPCPVCGKDFTRKDNMVAHLKIIHKQVTVPCNNKYVDSK, encoded by the exons ATGTCAAGCCAACCCTATCGATACCCGCAACAAATACCGTATCTAAAACCTGGAATAGCAGCACCTGCGCCAGCCATGTCTTCCCAACGTTTTTGTCTCAGATGGAACAACCATCAATCCAATTTACTCTCAGTATTCGATCAGTTACTCCACGATGAAAGTTTCGTTGATGTAACTCTCGCAGTGGAAGGACAATTGCTCAAAGCCCATAAAATGGTACTATCAGCATGCAGTCCGTACTTCCAAGCACTGTTTATCAATCATCCTGATAAACATCCAATTGTGATATTAAAAGACGTCCCGTATAACGATATGAGATGTCTGTTAGATTTCATGTATCGAGGTGAAGTTAGTGTCGACCAAGATAGGCTGACTGCATTTTTAAGAGTTGCTGAAAGTCTAAGAATAAAAGGTCTAACGGaagtaaatgaagaaaaatgtgatACAATTGCTTCCTCGCTCACAcaacaaaatttacaaaatttgccAAATTTACAAAGATTGCAACAAAGTAAAAGGTTTGGCAATCATTTAAATATGTTAGGTAACGCTTTACTACAACCTAAAAGGAAAAGGGGTAGGCCTCGGAAACTCTCTGGATGTTCTAACGGACCTGATGATTATGACAAGGATATTGTACAAGGTAGTCCGGAAATGTTGGAAGTTAAGATGGGAATGGATAATTTTGCGGGCAATAATTCAGATACAAGTGTTGGAAAGAACGAAGGTGATTTGGATGAAGAGAAAGTAAAAACGGAACCAGAACCTGTAGCTGGATCCTCCAACGATCAGtcaatgtataataataaacttaacgAAGACTTCCATCCTTCTG gTGAAAAAGCAACGACTACCTCATTTAATACTAATAGTAGCTTAGAAGTAAATTCGTCTCTACAAAATGATATCGATATTTTGTATCAAGATTCCCTTGACTCGGATGACATAGAGGTAGAAGATATACAagatacacaaataaaatacgATCAACGCTGGAACAAATCGACGTTAGAACAATCAAATCACAATTctacaaagaaagaaaaacctAAGGCTGTTATTGACTTGGACGATTTTGCTCAATATCAAATAGTCGTAGACGAATCTGCGTTATACAACAAAAGCTTCCCTACAAATTCGATAAAAAGGCCTAAGGACCACGAAAAGTCCGCCAGAGATTTTTGCGTCAGggaaaaagacaatctctacAGATGTACGGTGTGCTATAGAAATTATACGCATATCAGTAATTTTTGTCGGCACTACATGACATCGCACAAAATGGATGTGAAAACTTTTCCGTGTCCGGTTTGTGGAAAGGATTTCACGAGAAAAGACAACATGGTCgctcatttgaaaattatacacAAACAGGTTACAGTGCCTTGTAATAATAAGTATGTTGATAGTAAATAA